A single genomic interval of Drosophila virilis strain 15010-1051.87 chromosome 2, Dvir_AGI_RSII-ME, whole genome shotgun sequence harbors:
- the rin gene encoding ras GTPase-activating protein-binding protein 2, producing MVMDATQSQQPSPQSVGREFVRQYYTLLNKAPNHLHRFYNNNSSFIHGESTLVVGQREIHNRIQQLNFNDCHAKISQVDAQATLGNGVVVQVTGELSNDGQPMRRFTQTFVLAAQSPKKYYVHNDIFRYQDLYIEDEQDGESRSENDEEHEVQVQVVDQAVQVVGEAAQPPQQLPTQVVLAQPVVPVAAAGGTAAAPQQMFYPLPAGAATGRPVAVLPAAPQAAAVPLPAQFTNPPPPIQNGVVPHEELPQQQQGPPQALVQANVSPLVQQQPSGPVMPSNVGIVQPVPVQPAAAFQHSPLVSAPPQLLPQQHQQQQQQQQQPPPQAMQQPLEPEEPINNEAKVSHLQRATTPVEDFKTIHEQQQQEKYEAAKQQQNEPKTYANLFKSTSSSPSGFVNAALQQQQQLQQQQQQQQTQSNVYTSSTGGGQASYSTTASSSYNNNNSNNNSRLDNGGPLPQRNNSIRNKEFEQRRPSNAQQFGDNQQLFLGNIPHHASEEELRQLFSRFGNVIDLRILSKVGSKVLPGMRSPLNYGFITYDDPEAVQKCLANCPLYFPENSPDGQKLNVEEKKPRMRNDMPPRQPIGGNNMNNMGRNNMRAGGGNNGPRMGGNGGASFGQRNDNRSSGGGNQSNGPLRGPGNGQTGGGNYGRR from the exons ATGGTCATGGATGCGACTCAATCGCAACAGCCTTCGCCGCAGTCGGTGGGACGCGAGTTCGTGCGTCAGTATTACACGCTGTTGAATAAGGCGCCCAATCATTTGCATCGcttctacaacaacaactcgtcGTTCATACACGGCGAATCGACATTGGTTGTGGGTCAGCGCGAGATTCATAATCGCATAcagcaattgaattttaacGATTGTCATGCCAAGATCAGTCAGGTTGATGCCCAGGCCACTCTCGGCAATGGAGTTGTCGTTCAGGTCACTGGTGAGCTGTCCAACGATGGTCAGCCAATGCGCCGCTTCACCCAGACATTTGTCCTAGCTGCCCAGTCGCCCAAGAAGTACTATGTGCACAACGATATCTTTCGCTATCAGGATCTGTACATCGAGGATGAGCAGGATGGCGAGTCACGTTCCGAAAACGATGAGGAGCATGAAGTTCAGGTCCAGGTTGTTGACCAGGCCGTCCAGGTTGTAGGCGAAGCCGCACAGCCGCCACAACAGTTGCCCACTCAGGTGGTgctggcgcagccggtagttccagttgctgccgctggcggAACTGCTGCAGCGCCGCAGCAAATGTTTTATCCACTGCCAGCTGGCGCCGCAACTGGACGACCCGTGGCGGTATTGCCAGCAGCACCACAAGCTGCAGCGGTGCCGTTGCCTGCGCAGTTCACCAACCCGCCGCCGCCAATCCAAAACGGAGTTGTACCACACGAAGagttgccacagcagcaacagggaCCGCCGCAGGCTTTGGTGCAGGCTAATGTATCGCCTTTGGTTCAACAGCAGCCGAGTGGACCCGTGATGCCGTCCAATGTTGGCATTGTGCAACCAGTGCCAGTGCAGCCAGCTGCGGCCTTCCAGCACTCACCGCTTGTGTCGGCACCGCCTCAGCTGTTGCcccagcagcatcagcaacaacaacagcagcagcagcagccaccacCGCAGGCCATGCAGCAGCCATTGGAGCCAGAGGAACCGATTAACAACGAGGCGAAGGTCAGCCACTTGCAAAGGGCAACAACCCCAGTGGAGGACTTCAAGACCATacatgagcagcagcaacaggagaaATACGAGgcagccaagcagcagcagaacgagCCCAAGACCTATGCCAATCTGTTCAAGTCCACATCATCGTCGCCCAGTGGCTTTGTCAATGCGgcactgcagcaacaacaacagttgcagcaacagcagcagcagcaacaaacccAGAGCAATGTTTATACCTCTTCAACTGGCGGCGGCCAGGCCAGCTACTCTACAACCGCCTCCTCCTcctataacaataacaacagcaacaacaactctcGCTTAGATAATGGAGGTCCACTGCCACAGCGCAACAATTCGATTCGGAACAAGG agtTTGAGCAGCGTCGTCCTAGCAATGCACAACAGTTTGGCGACAATCAGCAGCTGTTTCTGGGCAATATACCACACCATGCATCCGAAGAAGAGCTGCGTCAACTATTCTCGCGTTTCGGCAATGTTATTGACTTGCGTATACTATCCAAAGTCGGCAGCAAGGTGTTGCCGGGCATGCGCAGTCCACTAAACTATGGCTTTATTACCTACGATGATCCTGAGGCGGTACAAAAGTGCCTGGCCAATTGC CCCCTGTACTTCCCAGAGAACTCGCCCGATGGCCAGAAACTGAACGTTGAAGAGAAGAAACCACGTATGCGCAATGATATGCCACCTCGTCAGCCCATTGGTGGCAACAATATGAATAATATGGGTCGCAATAATATGCGAGCCGGTGGTGGCAACAACGGACCGCGCATGGGCGGCAATGGTGGCGCTAGTTTTGGACAGCGCAATGACAATCGCAGCAGCGGTGGTGGTAATCAATCCAACGGACCACTGCGCGGTCCTGGCAATGGACAGACCGGTGGCGGTAATTATGGACGCCGTTAA